AGGTTTGTCGTTACCACCGACTCGGAGGATGAAGAGACTGCTGGTGAAGATAGCACACCTAAGAAGGAGGATGTGTGCCCCGAATAGTAGTTTTCCCTTTATTTGTCAATAAATAGCTCATTATGTTGAGCCCTCGCTTTTGTGATGTTGGATTTGTCGAACATGAGTTGTTTGCACTACTTTTTGGTTTGTTTATGATGCAAGTTTTAATAGCATAATGCATGTTTTTCGATTATAATGTTCACTCCTATCTGGCATATTATCTTTGGCCCATGACTTCGTATTCTATTTCCCTTGTGTTTGATTGTTGTGTCCACCAATGCCATTCTAAGGTAGAGGCTTTGCCTGCAGCTAAAGATGCCGGCATTTGTTGACAGAGATGCCTACATTACCCAGTGGGGGTAAACTCGACCTTTTTTGTTTCTGGCATTCTTTGTAGTATGTGTACAGATTTATATGTTTCCTGGCCAGATCCATGTACCATTAATAAATGATTCGGTGCCAGTCAGCACACTCAACTTGGGTGCAATGGTAACAGTCAGCCACTATGAACCGCTTATTAAGGTGTCGGCATTTGGACTGTAGCGGGGTGTCTTATGCTTAGGGTGTCTATTTTAGCCTGCATTATTAGGAGTGGGTCATTGCTCTCCAAACTGTCTCCAGTTACGATTGCAGAACTGTCTGAACCTATGGTAACAAGCTGCCATTATACAACACACAAAGATTTTAGACCTGCTTTTATAGCTGTATACGTTCATAGCGTTATTAGATACCCACTTACTTTTCAATGCCATACATGTATATGTGATTTAAAAATTGCATCAATTCTGTATGTGGATTAGTTTTCCCCCACCCTTCTTTTTGGTACTCTCCTCCTTCATCGAACTCTCCTTGCTGGAACTTTCTTTGCATCATACTACTCATACTGACACTCTAAGGCCTACATCTTTGAATATatctgtgtgtatatatatacacatatatacagatacatatatatacctctATATTTttgtatgtaaatgtatatataactgtatagATATATAAACAAGTGTACATATCTGTATAGATGtaggtttatatatatgtatatatatataatgtatcgaTGCATAgattcatgtatatatatttatatataagtatatatatgtataaatatgtgcatatatatatatatatatatatatatatatatatatatatatatatacatatatatacacacatatatatacacacatatatatacacatacacatatatatatatatatacatatacacacacacatatatatatatatatatatatatatatatatatatatatatatatataactgtatagatatatatatatatatatatatacagatttttCAGCTTCTTTTAAGAAACACTACTTATTATGCTAATTAATTATGGGATCCTTTCAGCTTTGCCTTTTGTAACTCTTCCCAACCCATCCATTATTAGTAACCCTAAAGCTAATAAATTGTTTGGAAATACAAAGAGTTGTTGTTACATTATAACCTCACCAACCTATTATGCTCATGCTCACAATACCTATTGTCTATGAAACCTTCAGCAACCTCATCAGGCTACATACTTCAccctctccaaaaaaaaaaaaaaaaaaaaaaaacttgcacAACCCCAAAATCATTCATCTAATATGCCTGCAACTGATATTGCAACCTCATCCACCAACATTGCTAAAGGTAGGTCATTTGTTGTTTAcatgtttatgtttatatttatatagtttCATAATTTTACCTTTGCTTTCTTTTAAAACATGTAAATAGCAGGCAGTGCTCAGTATGTATCCCTTGCAGACCTATTCAATGGTCCTCTATCAATTTACTCAGCAACCGTGCGTACATCTGATGGCAAATCGCGGATGTTTTGTGGTCTAAAGTTAAATGAAAGATTTTCACTGGAACCAGGTACTGTATATGCTCTCACCTAACATTAAACTCATCAGCCAATTGTTGGCACTTACTTACATAAGCCACACTCACACACTTCATCTGGCAGGAAATCTTCTTTTTAACCGCCATGACCAGGCCCGAATAATATTTCCCTTCTCCTATTCTGCAGTCCAGTTCCTAAACTGTATTTATCCATGTATCAGGTGGATCAACTGGACAGAAACCACTCCATGGTAAAACGGCCATACAGATCGCGTTGAATTCATCGGGTACTTATTCGGCTGTCTAAGTACTTCTTAATTACACAGTTTGCTTTGGGTGGCTATTTGACCATCGTGCTTAGGCTGTCTGAACATACAAACCTGTTTGTTACGCTTTGGCCACCTACTTTGTCATCTAAAAATTTGTTGTATGCATTTATTAGGCTCAAGTGTGTCTTATCATAACCACGGACCACCAAAACATAGATGTCGCAACTGTGATGCTACAATGTGGTATGAAGAAAGGAACAACAAACCCAAGAACACACGAAACCCCTCCTTCTCGATGTGCTGCCAAAATGGCAAAGTATTGCTTCCGAAATTAAAGGAGCCTCCTACACTGTTAAAAACACTACTTGACTACAATGAACCTGCGGGCGCAAAATTCCGGGAACAAATACAGATTTATAATAGCATGTTTTCTTTCACGTCATTCGGTGCCAAAATTGACCACTCTGTCAACCGGGGCCGGGGTCCTTATACATTTAGAATCAGTGGTCAGGCATACCATAAAATAGGCTCGCTATTACCAGAAGAAGGAGGTCGGCCAAAATACGTACAGCTTTATTTTCATGACACTCAAAATGAGGTTAAAAACCGCATATCCGCCTTTGTGGAATCTGATTCAAGAAACTCACTTGACGAAGCACTTACGAATAACCTTATTATCATGCTTGATGAATCAAGTGCCATTGCACAAGCCTTTCGTATGGCACGCGATTGGTCAAGTAACAATGCAATGTCTAATTGTGGTCTCCGTCTACTCGCAAAGGTCACAACCTCACGGCAATATAATACGCCTAACATCGCTGAAGTCGCTGCGTTAATTACCGGGGACTTTGGCCACTGTAACTCAACACGGGATATCAttgtccaaaaaaaaaaattgcGCCCCACATCGCATATCTGAACTTCACCAGTTATATATGGCATTGCAATACCCATTGCTATTTCCATATGGGGAAACCGGTTACCACGAGGAGATACCATATCACACGAATAGTGGCAAAAGGCAAACAACCCGCAGTCACGTCACCATGAGAGAATACTACTGTTACAGAATTCAGCAACGGGAAAGTGAGGCGACAACGATTCTTAGAGGTGGTCGACTATTCCAACAATACTTGGTTGACGCTTATACAGATGTTGAAGAACAAAGGCTGAAGTGGCTCAGAAACAACCAAAATGAGCTACGCCTAGAACTTTACAACAACGTTTGTGACGCTGTTACACGGGGAGATACATCAGCCACTTCAATTGGGAAACGAATTATTCTACCGTCTTCGCACACAGGCAGCCCACGCTACATGGTTCAAAACTACCAGGATGCAATGGCTTTATGCCAGGAATATGATAACCCCGATTTGTTTATCACTTTCACTTCCAACCCTCGATGGCCCGAGATTGATATGATGATCTCCTATATCGATGGTCAAAAATCAGCCGACCGACCTGACATTGTTTCCCGAGTATTCAAACAGAAACTTGACGGGTTGATGACCGACATAATGAAAACACAAATATTTGGAACATGCCAAGCGGGTACTTTTTCCACCTGCTTTCAtctattatattatacttattccTGATATGATTATCAAAATGTGCACAGACATAATACTATACCAACCGACGTTCTATTATATTTTTAACATCCTGACATTTTTAAAACGCAATTCTATTGTTACAGGTATATATATCATTGAATTCCAGAAACGGGGCCTGCCACATGTACATATGCTAATATGGTTGATCGCTGCTCACAAATGCAAGACACCAGCTGCCATTGATGACATCATCACAGCTGAGATCCCCTCTGAAAAAGACGATCCGGAGGGGTTTCGGGCTGTTACTGAGTACATGCTACACGGCCCTTGCGGTGGCCACCACATGAATGCTCCGTGCATTATTGATAGGCAATGTTCCAAACATTTCCCCAAACCCTATTATGCAGAAACCACAATTGACGAGGACGGATATGCTAACTATAGGAGACGAAACAATGGTGTCAGGTTTACTAAAAATAACACCCCACTTGACAACGGCTTCGTAGTCCCCTACAACAGGTACCTGTTACTAAAATACAACGCCCATATCAACGTTGAGTGGTGTAATCGATCTCTGGCAATCAAATATTTATTCAAGTATTTAAACAAGGGTCCTGATCTAGCAACAATAGTCATCCAAGAAAATATGATTCCCGGTGATGATGCCAGTGGAGACAAGGTTATTGACGTTGACGAGATAAGGAATTATTTAGATTGTCGTTATTTATCTCCATGCGAAGCTGTTTAGAGGCTGTTTTCCTTTGACATCCACTATTCTAAACCATCGGTCATTAAGTTGTCTTATCACCTCCCAAACCAGCAATCGATAACTCTCCATGACTCACAAAAGCTACATGCACTTTTACAAAGGGAAAGTATTAAAGAAACGATGTTCACACAATGGTTTGAACTCAACAAGGAAGATGACTTTGCACGTACACTGACTTATGCAAAAATCCCTACACATTATGTATGGAATCAGGACGCTAAAATATGGAGCTCGAGAAAACTTCGCACCTGCATCGGTCGCATTGTCTACTCAAATCCTGCCTCGAGGGAGCGTTACTACCTTCGTATGTTACTAAACATAGTTAAGGGCCCCCGCTCTTTTGAAGACCTACGTACGGTGAACGTTGTTTTACACCCAACGTTTAAAGACGCTTGCTTTGCCTATGGGTTAGTGAATGACGACAAGGAATGGACTGAGGCTATCTCAGAAGCAAAAATATGGGCTACGGGTGCACAACTTCGCGAGTTATTCGTTATTATGTTACTCTTTTGCAACGTAGGTAAACCACTACAACTATGGGAATCAAGTTGGGAGGCTTTATCGGACGACATCTTGCATAAAAGAAGGAAATTATTTAACTTTCCTGATCTAATCCTAACCAAAGCACAAATTAAAAATTATTGTTTGTTGGAATTGCAAGGCTTATTAAATAGAAATGGAAAGTCCCTGGATGATTACCCCGACCTCCCACAACCCGACCCATCTATCCTAACACAAATGGACAACCGCCTAATTCGAGAAGAGCTAAACCACAATATAAAAGAAATGCATTTACTCCATGATTACCTCTTGAGCTCACTAAACCCAGAACAACTATCAATATACTAAAGGGTTATACATGCAGCTACCGAAAAAATGAGGACTTTTTTTCTTATACGGTCTTGGAGGTACGGGAAAAACATTCCTATACAACACCATTCTCGCAAAATTAAGATCAGAAAGATTAATTGTTCTTGCAGTTGCATCATCAGGTACGTCTATTATTCATCCATTTATTAATCTTCACAGTATTATTCAGATTTTACACAAACAGGCCCTTTCATTTCGTGCGCACGTTACATTACATCTGATCTGTAAGCCACAGGTATTGCGTCACTGCTATTACCCGGCGGGCGGACTGCCCATAGCCGATTTGTGATCCCCCTGGAACTAATGGAGAATAGTACATGTGGCATTAAACAAAAGACGCACCTTGCAGCACTTATCCAAGAGGCCAGATTAATTATTTGGGATGAGACTCCAATGACCCAACGATTCGCTTTCAAAGCGTTAGATAAAACATTAAGAGATATTTTGGGTGCTAGAGATGATGCAAATAGATTAAAGTTATTTGGTGGTATGCTTATTTTATTGGGTGGTGACTTA
This genomic window from Rutidosis leptorrhynchoides isolate AG116_Rl617_1_P2 chromosome 2, CSIRO_AGI_Rlap_v1, whole genome shotgun sequence contains:
- the LOC139887787 gene encoding uncharacterized protein translates to MALQYPLLFPYGETGYHEEIPYHTNSGKRQTTRSHVTMREYYCYRIQQRESEATTILRGGRLFQQYLVDAYTDVEEQRLKWLRNNQNELRLELYNNVCDAVTRGDTSATSIGKRIILPSSHTGSPRYMVQNYQDAMALCQEYDNPDLFITFTSNPRWPEIDMMISYIDGQKSADRPDIVSRVFKQKLDGLMTDIMKTQIFGTCQAGIYIIEFQKRGLPHVHMLIWLIAAHKCKTPAAIDDIITAEIPSEKDDPEGFRAVTEYMLHGPCGGHHMNAPCIIDRQCSKHFPKPYYAETTIDEDGYANYRRRNNGVRFTKNNTPLDNGFVVPYNRYLLLKYNAHINVEWCNRSLAIKYLFKYLNKGPDLATIVIQENMIPGDDASGDKVIDVDEIRNYLDCRYLSPCEAV